ggagaCGAAGAGGGATAAAATCTCCGGGGAACGGAGAGAAGACGCGGCTCTTCTCTGATTTTCCCGCCTTTTAGGTCATGCGGCGTCCTTCTTCCACTGACTGTCACGCCCTTTCAAACaattgttaaagcccatttAACCCTTTAACCTGTTAAAAAGGGCCCATTACctcaatttttatgttttctttttaataaaaaacttttaactatgagaaaattacaaaaataccaCCGAACCaaatttttatcacaaaaataacatcaaaaaaaaagaaaatgatcaaaagaaattttattggagggtaaatatgcatttataacctttgagttaattaatctaagacttagggtttagagttaaggggtggggTTCTATGAATATGTTCAAAGTTTTACTGAATTTAGCTTAGTCGCATTTCTCTATCCGCATGTCGTCCAGTGGGAGTGGGCACttccataagatgtctattctttctctcagcaactccattaaGTTGAggttaaaattttcaaaacaaaaaggtgctattttgatcattttattttttgaatgctattttgtgataaaaacttaaaaaaatgttattttagagatttgccctttaattaatgatataaattaatctataatactttgataaatattataaaataataatttgtattgAGTCTGAGTGAggtaaatttataataataaaaaatcgataaaatacttttttttgtttctcttttgttttaacTACTATCTtgattaataaactaaaaagtattgaattaaaattttcaaaaaaagatgttattttggttattttattttttgaatcctatttttacgataaaaacttaaaaagtgttatttgagagaattgcttTTTAGTTATTGTATTATTTATCTACAACCAAAATATGCTAAAAGTGTTAAGTGCTTTAGCTGCTTCCAGTATATTGTTGtatattttcgattttattcTTTGTTATTAGCCACTattatatatatggatatttataatttttatatggATTGTACATATTTGACACGAATATTATTAGATaactaaaactataaattacGATATAGAAATTTTTGAAGATAATGGTCATTGCCACTTCAAAAAATTGGACTTTGTGAACTATCAACATCAATTTTACTGTGATGACCAAGATTATTAATCATTATTTAAATTGAAGCAATTTTCTCAAATaacactttttaattttttgttacaaaaatattcatcaaaaaataaaattttaccataatagttcttttttattttaattgtttatatttatttttattttttgaaatttaaaatcgTATTCCAAAATCTACCCCTTAATTCTAAACTATAAGTGTAGACTAGTTAATCCAAAAATATAACTacgtattttattttttaataaaatttattttaatcaattttctCCATGAATATGAatgttatttttgtaaaataaactaaaaatatctaTTCAAAAGAATTTCTCTTTAAATTGGTATAAATTTCAGTAAATCTATTATtatgattatttattattattattattatttccgattcagtaaaattattcaaattgttatttaatataattttgaaattacaGAATAAAAATGATGCGTGTACTATCATCAGAATTTTGTGTTCGTGTTGCGTTTTGTCTTATTTGGGAACCGAAGTAAATTGAAACAAAAGAGAGATAGAAAAAGATGAGGCAATGAAGAGTGGTCAAAACTGTGAAAAAGACGAGCAAAATAAACATCTGAAGTTTAAACTATTGTATTTGTATCAATGTTAAACTGTTTCACTCTTCCTCTGATCCAGACTCCTCAGAACTCGACTCTTTCTTCTTAACTGTCCCATTGGCCTTCTTCGACCCTTTCTTCTCAACCACATCTTTCTTGTCATCCTCATCTTCGCTGTACTCACTCTCATAATCATCATCGTAATCCTCCTCTTCAATctcatcttcctcctccatACCCTCTTCAGCAATCACACCCTCATCTGAAACCATTCCCCTTGTCCCAGCCCTGGTTCTTTTCAAGACTTTGACCTTCAGTGATGTCTTTTTGTCACACCCTATCCACGAGTCGCACATGCAGTAGCAAGTCAAGTTGTACGTACCCTCTGAGGGTGCCTGGAGTTTACCCATTACTAGTCTTGACCCACCTTTAACCTTCTCAACAGCTTCTCTCACTGCATCGCTTGTTTCTTTCACCCCTGCTCCCGAACCTTCCATCGTGTCACTGATGGTTTTTGATGCAGCCGTTATGGCTCCACCTTCGTCCAAGAAGCTAACCTTCTGCGAGAACCACACGTTGTTCGACACTGAATCCGCTAGGAGAACCCAATAGTTTTCCTCCTTGTGGAACGGGAAGTAGGGTGAGTGAGGAAGAGCGCCTATGAGCCCATTGGGTCGTCTCAGAGTGACCCAAGCTTGAAGGGTAACAATGTCTCCCTCTTGGATACCCTCTTCGCCTTCTGTTTCACACGTTATGTCAACTGTCAGCGACGGCATCATCTCTAGAACCTTCTCAATGTCCTCAACGTCAGTTGCTGACAAACCCGCTACCTGGGTTAGCAATTCAGAACGGTCCTCCAAGCTCATTTCTTGGAGCTCTTGGAATGATTTAACCttctgaaaatagaaaaaaaagcaATGCCACTGTTAACAAGACATAAAATACGGTGAACGATTAAATTAAAATGATCCCTTGTATGTTTCTTTTGAATAAACATTTAAGAAAAAGCACCTAAAGCGACACCACTACCACTTAGAGAGCAGAATAGGAGAAGACCCCGAACAATTTGAGCGACACAAAGCACATGATATGTTATCTCAAGTAACTACACTAGACACATTTGGTAGTACTAATATACCTTTCGTGCTATCTTTTTAACGACAGCGTCACTGAAATGAGGGAGCTGCAAGAAAGGCGAAATTCCTTCTGACGAGACTCCAGATGACTTCCTTGCACTAAGGGGAACAGCCTGCAAATATTAAACTTCAGTTAATCTTCCTCAATAGAAACCTTAACCCACTTCTTGATTTTCTGAAAGAAAGTAAACTGGTGGGTGAGAGCAGTTTCATACCTGAACAATGCATTGAGACAGCTCAACTACTCCGACTGCAGGTCTCAGCCATCCATGCCCTTGGGAAGTGCGTGGTAGAACCGCCATCTGCAGGAAACTTACAATATTATAACAAGTGGTTGAGAAAATTACAATTTTAACAGTGTAACCACAaacatataaacatatctacacGAGGAAGATAATCCAATAATGATTGGATGAGCTAGCTGGTCCCAGAAGATAATCCAATAAAGTTTGTTTCACTTTTCCATTTATAGAGGAAAAAACTATCTCTTCTCAAAAAAGGGGTAGGACTTTCAGGTCATTTGACTTTAAACGGTTAGTTTATCAGACACTGTGCTATTAGAATAGAGAATAGACCTTTAGTAACTCCTCAAGGAGGCGAGGTGCAAGCTCTAGCACACGTCTGAAATCACCCTGCAGGGCTGGAGACAAGACTCCTGATTCACGAGTTAACTGGGCCTGTATCAACAGCTCCGTCTGTTGATGAAAATGGAAAAGTGAGTATTTCTTTTAATCAATAGTTAAGAGTTACagtttcttaatttaaaaatcacCTTCACTATAGCAGGATGCTGTTTCCAAAACTTAGCTTGCTCTTGCTTCATGTTCTTCGGGTCCAAATTTAGCTCGCTCCTCACGGACATAAAGAGCTTCTGCAGAGGTTCATCATCGGTTCTACGAACTGGAATCTCCATGTACTCAGCTGCCTTGGTAAAAACGTCCATAACTTTGCTGAAACAATGAAGATTTTCGAACATGTCATACAAAAAACACGGACACACGGCCCATTTTTCATGCACCTATAGTGTCACTGGAAAGTAATATGTATGAGTGAATATACCTTGGGGCCAACGAGGGTTTCATTAGATAATAATATGCGGACAGAGTTTGATGCATGACATAGTTCCCGGTATACTTTGATGACCTCGAGAGATATATAACAGCTATCACAAGGGGTAAGAGAATACACACACCCACTATCCAGAGCAATAATATTCCACCGGATGCTCCATCTATGTCTAGGAGAAACTTAGGAAGAGCAATGCCCATTTGAAAGCCCTGCATTACATTacaatattttagtttcaacaGGCTCGACAATCAGATAGGAACCCATATCGCAGGAAAATGTGATAAATCTATACCTGTCTGCCATCTGGATGGCCATACTTCTCAAAGTTTTCACGGGATACTGGATCAGTCAAAGCCTGGTATGCTTTAGATATGGActccacaaaatatttattggCCTCTGCGGATTTCAATACACAGATCAGCATACGCACATAGAAGAAAATGTGTAAAAATCAGCAACAACAATTCCGCAGTTATTAAAGGGGAAGAAGCATCAAATGTTGACCTGGATCAGGATTTTTATCAGGATGGTATTGAATCGACAGCCTTCTATATGCTTTCTTAATTTCTGAATCTGAAACTCCAGGTTCCAATCCAAGTATACTGAATGGGTCGAAAACCTGAGTCTACACTACCACGAATAAAGTAATTAGGCAAATCGATTGTGTTAATACAAGTGTTACATCCAAGTTACAATATTCTCGACAACATGCAATCAGATCaaggtaaaaataaataatatgggTTTAGGAAAGCATTTGACGAGAATAATATTATTACCTCACGGCTCATGTTCTTGGTGTAATAAATCAAGAAAATCATCACGACCCATAGTAACACGAGTGTCAAGTTGCTCCATGTAGAGAAGTTTGAGATCTGCAGAGAAAAGATCAACAAGTTACAGAGGTTTTCAACATGCAATGACGTTAGTATCAATATTGAGAGATACCTTTTTAAATAAGGATCTCTTATATTTCCCAGAGCGGTCACACTCGAGACACTGACAATGAATGGTCCTTTGCTTCTTGGAGACAGCACGGCTTAACTTGACCATGGTATAAGGCACCAACGGAATAGCCATGATCGTCAAAATGAAAATGGGAAACAGTGCGCTATTTTCTTCTGAAGCCGCCATCGTTAGACCCGAGTTCTAATCAGGGATCCTGCAAAGAGAAAATCTCTGTTACAATCTgacatccaaaaaaaaaaaaatcaattcgtGGTCTGCCAGTTATATCAAGGCTGGATCTGAGGGTGTGCGCTGCAAAAGGCCattgaaattagggtttccgCGATCAACTACAATTAGATCCAGACTAATCTAGGTAAGGTCTATAACGGGAACAATTAGGTATAATCAACTCCTGCAAATTTGAGATCTACGGGAAAGTGAGAGAAGTAACGTTTACGAGAAGCAAGCAAAAGCAAGTATTGGTCTAAGATCAAatcggagaagcctacgagagAGTAAATCGAAGAAGCTTACCTGCTAGGATCGAATCGGGAGCTCAAGATAAGAGAGATGGCGCTGCAGATCGAGGAAGAGCagcgttttttttttcttctcttctgacTGGTGCGTGAGCTTCTGTCAATTTATTACGTTTAATTTTCTCGCAATGCTTTTGTCGACTATCAAGTGCCCATTTgttaatttaatgatattttgatgatgttttgtttttcaATGTTAGGCCC
The sequence above is drawn from the Raphanus sativus cultivar WK10039 chromosome 7, ASM80110v3, whole genome shotgun sequence genome and encodes:
- the LOC108817932 gene encoding dnaJ protein ERDJ2A, with amino-acid sequence MAASEENSALFPIFILTIMAIPLVPYTMVKLSRAVSKKQRTIHCQCLECDRSGKYKRSLFKKISNFSTWSNLTLVLLWVVMIFLIYYTKNMSRETQVFDPFSILGLEPGVSDSEIKKAYRRLSIQYHPDKNPDPEANKYFVESISKAYQALTDPVSRENFEKYGHPDGRQGFQMGIALPKFLLDIDGASGGILLLWIVGVCILLPLVIAVIYLSRSSKYTGNYVMHQTLSAYYYLMKPSLAPSKVMDVFTKAAEYMEIPVRRTDDEPLQKLFMSVRSELNLDPKNMKQEQAKFWKQHPAIVKTELLIQAQLTRESGVLSPALQGDFRRVLELAPRLLEELLKMAVLPRTSQGHGWLRPAVGVVELSQCIVQAVPLSARKSSGVSSEGISPFLQLPHFSDAVVKKIARKKVKSFQELQEMSLEDRSELLTQVAGLSATDVEDIEKVLEMMPSLTVDITCETEGEEGIQEGDIVTLQAWVTLRRPNGLIGALPHSPYFPFHKEENYWVLLADSVSNNVWFSQKVSFLDEGGAITAASKTISDTMEGSGAGVKETSDAVREAVEKVKGGSRLVMGKLQAPSEGTYNLTCYCMCDSWIGCDKKTSLKVKVLKRTRAGTRGMVSDEGVIAEEGMEEEDEIEEEDYDDDYESEYSEDEDDKKDVVEKKGSKKANGTVKKKESSSEESGSEEE